From the genome of Chania multitudinisentens RB-25, one region includes:
- a CDS encoding 7-cyano-7-deazaguanine/7-aminomethyl-7-deazaguanine transporter: MYSFTAQQRVTALVWLSLFHIAIITSSNYLVQLPITLFGFHTTWGAFTFPFIFLATDLTVRIFSAPLARKIILAVMVPALFISYVISTVTFQGQWQGLATLASFNLFVARIAIASFMAYVLGQILDVHVFNRLRQRRTWWVAPAAAMFLGNIIDTLAFFFIAFYRSSDAFMAANWVEIALVDYVFKVLICMLFFLPMYGVLLNMLLKRLASRQQDSQLQPS; encoded by the coding sequence ATGTACTCGTTTACCGCTCAGCAGCGCGTTACCGCGTTGGTTTGGCTGTCGTTGTTTCATATTGCCATCATTACTTCCAGTAATTATCTGGTGCAGTTGCCGATCACCCTATTCGGTTTTCATACCACTTGGGGAGCCTTTACTTTTCCCTTCATCTTCCTGGCTACCGATCTCACGGTCAGGATCTTCAGTGCCCCACTGGCGCGCAAAATTATCCTTGCGGTCATGGTGCCTGCCCTGTTTATCTCCTATGTGATTTCCACCGTCACGTTTCAGGGGCAATGGCAGGGCCTGGCTACGCTGGCCAGCTTTAACCTGTTTGTGGCGCGTATCGCGATCGCCAGTTTTATGGCCTATGTCTTGGGCCAGATTCTGGATGTACACGTCTTCAACCGCCTGCGGCAACGGCGCACCTGGTGGGTAGCCCCAGCTGCGGCGATGTTCCTCGGTAATATTATTGATACGCTGGCGTTCTTCTTCATTGCCTTCTACAGAAGCAGCGACGCCTTTATGGCCGCCAACTGGGTGGAGATTGCCCTGGTGGACTATGTTTTCAAGGTATTGATCTGCATGTTGTTCTTCCTACCGATGTACGGTGTGCTGCTGAATATGCTGCTTAAACGCCTGGCATCACGCCAGCAGGATAGCCAGCTACAACCAAGTTAA